In the genome of Vanacampus margaritifer isolate UIUO_Vmar chromosome 1, RoL_Vmar_1.0, whole genome shotgun sequence, one region contains:
- the inavaa gene encoding innate immunity activator protein isoform X1 gives MTAIESKEEISDTDSGIIVHSGPESPTSPIKDPSTHTRALKLKHQSLEGRLELCLLELRKLCIREAELTGKLPSDYPLMPDEDPPQVRRRIGASFKLDEGLIYLQKEDSELHGLETELALQRQIYEAARKLSLEEKLSKAQKKSRVQQCKREEKKVRELQEAVFRCRIRSECSSPCIGDTATKSKDLNTSDDSSLSDVVALDEDVDSLGPVSAPVSNLQTSMIDYERSPIQNSPWKESSLDQPYHKVAKPLPAGGSSSSSTAVTQVSADANRIPLSQFIKNSALRHNHSSSAPSTPELHVRRQYSQSFRFPKSKPYADKECLISESLRARTRLPQRRCAADFLVLSPDSSPLRPYQSCSEDSSSEHSASSYAPALDTPTEIPKLCPPPYGFHLAAPKKVLPGCGNTQPLSPQDSGKRLVSSPPVSQCSPQQRPWQEDTASARKTPKLPPPYTRVVRTPSLKEYPNHTVHIMPREVVSEELRSWHQRNQSHNSVPGCEELQSPLGVKSAALLHMPPFPQASGHLVLQRAADGTPVQWFVAQDHEIVSQV, from the exons ATGACAGCTATTGAGAGCAAAGAGGAGATCAGTGACACTGACAGTGGGATCATCGTGCACTCTG GTCCAGAGAGCCCCACATCGCCCATCAAGGATCCAAGTACGCACACCAGAGCCCTCAAACTCAAGCACCAATCTCTGGAGGGGCGTCTGGAGCTCTGCTTGCTGGAGCTCAGGAAGCTATGCATTCGAGAGGCC GAGCTGACTGGTAAATTGCCCTCAGACTATCCTCTCATGCCTGATGAGGACCCTCCACAGGTCAGGAGGAGGATCGGTGCATCCTTTAAGTTAGATGAAGGTCTAATCTATCTGCAGAAAGAG GACTCGGAGTTGCACGGCCTAGAGACGGAGTTGGCTCTCCAGCGGCAGATTTACGAGGCGGCGCGCAAACTCTCACTGGAGGAGAAGCTCAGCAAGGCTCAGAAGAAGAGCCGCGTGCAGCAGTGCAAGCGCGAGGAGAAAAAGGTGCGAGAGCTGCAGGAGGCCGTGTTCCGGTGTAGGATCAGGAGCGAGTGCAGCTCTCCGTGCATTGGCGACACCGCCACTAAGAGCAAAG ATTTGAACACGTCTGATGACAGCTCACTGTCTGATGTGGTGGCCCTGGATGAAG ATGTGGACTCGCTTGGCCCTGTCTCTGCTCCAGTATCCAACCTGCAGACATCCATGATTGACTACGAGCGCTCGCCGATCCAGAATTCTCCCTGGAAGGAGTCCAGTCTAGACCAGCCTTATCACAAGGTGGCAAAACCTCTGCCTGCTGGCGGCAGCAGCTCCAG CAGTACGGCTGTAACGCAGGTCTCGGCAGATGCCAACAGAATTCCTCTCTCACAATTCATTAAGAACTCTGCGCTGCGGCACAATCACTCTTCGAGTGCCCCCTCCACGCCAGAGCTGCATGTGCGCAGACAATATTCCCAGTCCTTCAG ATTTCCCAAGAGTAAGCCGTATGCTGACAAAGAGTGCCTCATTTCGGAGTCCCTCAGAGCGCGAACCCGCCTGCCACAGCGCCGCTGTGCCGCCGACTTCCTGGTGCTCTCCCCGGATTCCTCCCCGCTGCGGCCGTACCAGTCATGCTCGGAGGATAGCAGCTCCGAGCACTCCGCCTCCTCGTACGCACCAGCCCTGGACACGCCCACGGAGATCCCCAAGCTTTGCCCTCCACCGTACGGCTTCCATTTGGCGGCGCCCAAGAAGGTGTTGCCAGGTTGCGGGAACACACAGCCTCTCTCTCCTCAGGACTCAGGCAAGCGCTTAGTGTCCTCGCCGCCCGTGAGCCAATGCAGCCCTCAGCAAAGACCTTGGCAGGAAGACACGGCTTCTGCCAGGAAGACGCCCAAGCTCCCGCCTCCTTACACAAGGGTGGTGCGGACGCCCTCGCTGAAGGAGTACCCTAATCACACCGTCCACATCATGCCGAGAGAGGTGGTGTCGGAGGAGCTCAGGTCCTGGCACCAGCGCAATCAGAGCCACAACTCTGTGCCGGGCTGTGAGGAGCTGCAAAGTCCCCTGGGAGTCAAAAGTGCCGCTTTACTGCACATGCCTCCGTTTCCTCAG GCTTCAGGTCATTTGGTTCTCCAGAGAGCTGCCGACGGGACCCCGGTCCAGTGGTTTGTGGCACAGGACCATGAGATTGTGAGCCAGGTGTAG
- the inavaa gene encoding innate immunity activator protein isoform X2, which produces MTAIESKEEISDTDSGIIVHSGPESPTSPIKDPSTHTRALKLKHQSLEGRLELCLLELRKLCIREAELTGKLPSDYPLMPDEDPPQVRRRIGASFKLDEGLIYLQKEDSELHGLETELALQRQIYEAARKLSLEEKLSKAQKKSRVQQCKREEKKVRELQEAVFRCRIRSECSSPCIGDTATKSKDLNTSDDSSLSDVVALDEDVDSLGPVSAPVSNLQTSMIDYERSPIQNSPWKESSLDQPYHKVAKPLPAGGSSSSTAVTQVSADANRIPLSQFIKNSALRHNHSSSAPSTPELHVRRQYSQSFRFPKSKPYADKECLISESLRARTRLPQRRCAADFLVLSPDSSPLRPYQSCSEDSSSEHSASSYAPALDTPTEIPKLCPPPYGFHLAAPKKVLPGCGNTQPLSPQDSGKRLVSSPPVSQCSPQQRPWQEDTASARKTPKLPPPYTRVVRTPSLKEYPNHTVHIMPREVVSEELRSWHQRNQSHNSVPGCEELQSPLGVKSAALLHMPPFPQASGHLVLQRAADGTPVQWFVAQDHEIVSQV; this is translated from the exons ATGACAGCTATTGAGAGCAAAGAGGAGATCAGTGACACTGACAGTGGGATCATCGTGCACTCTG GTCCAGAGAGCCCCACATCGCCCATCAAGGATCCAAGTACGCACACCAGAGCCCTCAAACTCAAGCACCAATCTCTGGAGGGGCGTCTGGAGCTCTGCTTGCTGGAGCTCAGGAAGCTATGCATTCGAGAGGCC GAGCTGACTGGTAAATTGCCCTCAGACTATCCTCTCATGCCTGATGAGGACCCTCCACAGGTCAGGAGGAGGATCGGTGCATCCTTTAAGTTAGATGAAGGTCTAATCTATCTGCAGAAAGAG GACTCGGAGTTGCACGGCCTAGAGACGGAGTTGGCTCTCCAGCGGCAGATTTACGAGGCGGCGCGCAAACTCTCACTGGAGGAGAAGCTCAGCAAGGCTCAGAAGAAGAGCCGCGTGCAGCAGTGCAAGCGCGAGGAGAAAAAGGTGCGAGAGCTGCAGGAGGCCGTGTTCCGGTGTAGGATCAGGAGCGAGTGCAGCTCTCCGTGCATTGGCGACACCGCCACTAAGAGCAAAG ATTTGAACACGTCTGATGACAGCTCACTGTCTGATGTGGTGGCCCTGGATGAAG ATGTGGACTCGCTTGGCCCTGTCTCTGCTCCAGTATCCAACCTGCAGACATCCATGATTGACTACGAGCGCTCGCCGATCCAGAATTCTCCCTGGAAGGAGTCCAGTCTAGACCAGCCTTATCACAAGGTGGCAAAACCTCTGCCTGCTGGCGGCAGCAGCTCCAG TACGGCTGTAACGCAGGTCTCGGCAGATGCCAACAGAATTCCTCTCTCACAATTCATTAAGAACTCTGCGCTGCGGCACAATCACTCTTCGAGTGCCCCCTCCACGCCAGAGCTGCATGTGCGCAGACAATATTCCCAGTCCTTCAG ATTTCCCAAGAGTAAGCCGTATGCTGACAAAGAGTGCCTCATTTCGGAGTCCCTCAGAGCGCGAACCCGCCTGCCACAGCGCCGCTGTGCCGCCGACTTCCTGGTGCTCTCCCCGGATTCCTCCCCGCTGCGGCCGTACCAGTCATGCTCGGAGGATAGCAGCTCCGAGCACTCCGCCTCCTCGTACGCACCAGCCCTGGACACGCCCACGGAGATCCCCAAGCTTTGCCCTCCACCGTACGGCTTCCATTTGGCGGCGCCCAAGAAGGTGTTGCCAGGTTGCGGGAACACACAGCCTCTCTCTCCTCAGGACTCAGGCAAGCGCTTAGTGTCCTCGCCGCCCGTGAGCCAATGCAGCCCTCAGCAAAGACCTTGGCAGGAAGACACGGCTTCTGCCAGGAAGACGCCCAAGCTCCCGCCTCCTTACACAAGGGTGGTGCGGACGCCCTCGCTGAAGGAGTACCCTAATCACACCGTCCACATCATGCCGAGAGAGGTGGTGTCGGAGGAGCTCAGGTCCTGGCACCAGCGCAATCAGAGCCACAACTCTGTGCCGGGCTGTGAGGAGCTGCAAAGTCCCCTGGGAGTCAAAAGTGCCGCTTTACTGCACATGCCTCCGTTTCCTCAG GCTTCAGGTCATTTGGTTCTCCAGAGAGCTGCCGACGGGACCCCGGTCCAGTGGTTTGTGGCACAGGACCATGAGATTGTGAGCCAGGTGTAG
- the inavaa gene encoding innate immunity activator protein isoform X3 has translation MTAIESKEEISDTDSGIIVHSGPESPTSPIKDPSTHTRALKLKHQSLEGRLELCLLELRKLCIREAELTGKLPSDYPLMPDEDPPQVRRRIGASFKLDEGLIYLQKEDSELHGLETELALQRQIYEAARKLSLEEKLSKAQKKSRVQQCKREEKKVRELQEAVFRCRIRSECSSPCIGDTATKSKDLNTSDDSSLSDVVALDEDVDSLGPVSAPVSNLQTSMIDYERSPIQNSPWKESSLDQPYHKVAKPLPAGGSSSRFPKSKPYADKECLISESLRARTRLPQRRCAADFLVLSPDSSPLRPYQSCSEDSSSEHSASSYAPALDTPTEIPKLCPPPYGFHLAAPKKVLPGCGNTQPLSPQDSGKRLVSSPPVSQCSPQQRPWQEDTASARKTPKLPPPYTRVVRTPSLKEYPNHTVHIMPREVVSEELRSWHQRNQSHNSVPGCEELQSPLGVKSAALLHMPPFPQASGHLVLQRAADGTPVQWFVAQDHEIVSQV, from the exons ATGACAGCTATTGAGAGCAAAGAGGAGATCAGTGACACTGACAGTGGGATCATCGTGCACTCTG GTCCAGAGAGCCCCACATCGCCCATCAAGGATCCAAGTACGCACACCAGAGCCCTCAAACTCAAGCACCAATCTCTGGAGGGGCGTCTGGAGCTCTGCTTGCTGGAGCTCAGGAAGCTATGCATTCGAGAGGCC GAGCTGACTGGTAAATTGCCCTCAGACTATCCTCTCATGCCTGATGAGGACCCTCCACAGGTCAGGAGGAGGATCGGTGCATCCTTTAAGTTAGATGAAGGTCTAATCTATCTGCAGAAAGAG GACTCGGAGTTGCACGGCCTAGAGACGGAGTTGGCTCTCCAGCGGCAGATTTACGAGGCGGCGCGCAAACTCTCACTGGAGGAGAAGCTCAGCAAGGCTCAGAAGAAGAGCCGCGTGCAGCAGTGCAAGCGCGAGGAGAAAAAGGTGCGAGAGCTGCAGGAGGCCGTGTTCCGGTGTAGGATCAGGAGCGAGTGCAGCTCTCCGTGCATTGGCGACACCGCCACTAAGAGCAAAG ATTTGAACACGTCTGATGACAGCTCACTGTCTGATGTGGTGGCCCTGGATGAAG ATGTGGACTCGCTTGGCCCTGTCTCTGCTCCAGTATCCAACCTGCAGACATCCATGATTGACTACGAGCGCTCGCCGATCCAGAATTCTCCCTGGAAGGAGTCCAGTCTAGACCAGCCTTATCACAAGGTGGCAAAACCTCTGCCTGCTGGCGGCAGCAGCTCCAG ATTTCCCAAGAGTAAGCCGTATGCTGACAAAGAGTGCCTCATTTCGGAGTCCCTCAGAGCGCGAACCCGCCTGCCACAGCGCCGCTGTGCCGCCGACTTCCTGGTGCTCTCCCCGGATTCCTCCCCGCTGCGGCCGTACCAGTCATGCTCGGAGGATAGCAGCTCCGAGCACTCCGCCTCCTCGTACGCACCAGCCCTGGACACGCCCACGGAGATCCCCAAGCTTTGCCCTCCACCGTACGGCTTCCATTTGGCGGCGCCCAAGAAGGTGTTGCCAGGTTGCGGGAACACACAGCCTCTCTCTCCTCAGGACTCAGGCAAGCGCTTAGTGTCCTCGCCGCCCGTGAGCCAATGCAGCCCTCAGCAAAGACCTTGGCAGGAAGACACGGCTTCTGCCAGGAAGACGCCCAAGCTCCCGCCTCCTTACACAAGGGTGGTGCGGACGCCCTCGCTGAAGGAGTACCCTAATCACACCGTCCACATCATGCCGAGAGAGGTGGTGTCGGAGGAGCTCAGGTCCTGGCACCAGCGCAATCAGAGCCACAACTCTGTGCCGGGCTGTGAGGAGCTGCAAAGTCCCCTGGGAGTCAAAAGTGCCGCTTTACTGCACATGCCTCCGTTTCCTCAG GCTTCAGGTCATTTGGTTCTCCAGAGAGCTGCCGACGGGACCCCGGTCCAGTGGTTTGTGGCACAGGACCATGAGATTGTGAGCCAGGTGTAG